One segment of Acidianus sp. HS-5 DNA contains the following:
- the acs gene encoding acetate--CoA ligase, with the protein MVETQEISEQKLEEKADYNMRYYSYLFKLSKENPAKFWGDLAQGLITWFEPWKETMKQEDPLTRWFIGGKLNASYNAVDRHLNSARKFKAAIVWESERGERRIVTYQDLFYEVNRWANALRQLGVKKGDRVTIYMPLTPEGVFAKLACARLGAIHSVVFAGFGSQALADRIDDAKAKVVITADAYYRTGKLVELKKIVDEALDKLGDKSPVSKVLVYRRTGVEVSFKEGRDVYFDDVGKFKYIEPEPMDSNDPLFILYTSGTTGKPKGIIHSTGGYLVGTATMLLWSYGLNQENDVLFNTSDIGWIVGHSYITYAPLVMGRTVIIYESAPYYPYPDKWAEMIERYKATTFGTSATALRAFMKYGDDYVKSHDLSSLRVIVTNGEVLNYSPWKWGLEVVGGGKVFMSHQWWQTETGAPNLGYLPGLVYMPMKSGPASGYPLPGNFVEVLDDQGNPTKPRERGYLVMKPPFPPYMMMGMWNDSGNERLKKTYFSKFSGIYYPGDYAMVDEDGYVWVLGRADETIKVAAHRIGAGEVESAITSHPAVAEAAVIGLPDPVKGEEVHAFIVLKEGYTPSDELAKNIQAHVREVMGPIVSPKIHFVDKLPKTRSGKVMRRVIKAVMMGSSTGDISTMEDEASMEEIKKAAEEFKKEVSK; encoded by the coding sequence ATGGTTGAAACTCAAGAGATTAGTGAACAAAAGCTCGAGGAAAAAGCAGATTATAACATGAGATATTATTCTTATTTGTTTAAGCTCAGCAAAGAGAACCCCGCAAAGTTCTGGGGAGACCTTGCTCAGGGATTAATAACTTGGTTTGAGCCATGGAAAGAAACTATGAAGCAGGAAGATCCCTTAACGAGATGGTTTATAGGAGGAAAACTTAACGCTTCTTATAATGCAGTTGATAGACATTTAAACTCAGCAAGGAAGTTTAAGGCTGCAATAGTTTGGGAAAGCGAGAGAGGGGAGAGGAGAATAGTAACTTATCAAGATTTATTTTACGAAGTAAATAGGTGGGCTAATGCATTAAGGCAGTTGGGAGTAAAAAAAGGTGATAGAGTAACAATTTACATGCCCTTAACTCCTGAAGGAGTATTTGCAAAGCTTGCCTGTGCAAGGTTAGGGGCAATACATAGCGTAGTGTTTGCAGGCTTCGGTTCTCAAGCTCTTGCTGATAGAATAGACGACGCAAAAGCCAAAGTCGTAATAACTGCTGACGCTTATTATAGAACTGGAAAACTAGTAGAATTAAAGAAGATAGTAGACGAGGCATTAGACAAGCTTGGAGATAAATCCCCAGTTTCTAAGGTTCTGGTTTACAGAAGGACAGGAGTTGAAGTTTCCTTCAAGGAAGGTAGGGATGTTTACTTTGATGATGTAGGTAAGTTCAAGTATATAGAGCCAGAACCCATGGATTCTAACGATCCATTGTTTATCCTTTACACCTCAGGAACTACAGGAAAGCCTAAAGGAATAATACACTCCACCGGAGGTTATCTGGTAGGTACTGCTACAATGCTTTTATGGAGCTATGGTTTAAACCAAGAGAATGATGTTCTATTCAACACATCTGACATAGGTTGGATTGTTGGTCATTCGTACATAACTTATGCTCCCTTAGTTATGGGAAGGACTGTAATAATATATGAGAGTGCTCCTTACTATCCTTACCCTGACAAGTGGGCTGAAATGATAGAAAGGTATAAGGCTACTACTTTTGGGACTTCTGCAACTGCATTGAGGGCATTCATGAAATATGGCGATGACTACGTTAAGTCTCACGACCTCTCCTCTTTGAGGGTAATAGTTACTAATGGCGAAGTATTAAACTATTCTCCTTGGAAGTGGGGATTAGAAGTTGTAGGGGGCGGAAAAGTCTTCATGTCCCATCAGTGGTGGCAAACTGAAACTGGCGCACCAAACTTAGGTTACTTACCAGGTTTAGTTTATATGCCGATGAAATCCGGTCCTGCATCAGGATATCCATTGCCTGGCAACTTTGTAGAAGTACTTGACGATCAAGGAAACCCAACAAAACCCAGAGAGAGAGGATATTTGGTAATGAAACCTCCGTTCCCACCTTACATGATGATGGGCATGTGGAACGATTCTGGAAACGAGAGGTTAAAGAAGACTTACTTCTCTAAGTTCTCAGGGATTTATTACCCAGGAGATTATGCAATGGTAGATGAAGATGGTTATGTCTGGGTATTAGGAAGAGCAGATGAGACAATAAAAGTTGCTGCTCACAGAATAGGTGCTGGAGAAGTTGAGTCAGCAATAACTTCTCACCCTGCAGTTGCAGAAGCTGCAGTAATAGGTCTTCCAGACCCAGTTAAAGGTGAAGAAGTTCATGCGTTTATAGTACTTAAGGAAGGATATACTCCTTCTGATGAGTTAGCTAAGAATATTCAAGCTCACGTCAGAGAAGTAATGGGACCAATAGTCTCTCCTAAGATTCATTTCGTTGATAAACTACCTAAGACTAGGTCTGGAAAAGTAATGAGGAGAGTAATTAAGGCTGTAATGATGGGGTCATCGACAGGAGATATTTCTACCATGGAAGACGAGGCATCTATGGAGGAAATAAAGAAGGCCGCTGAGGAGTTTAAGAAAGAAGTTTCAAAATAA
- a CDS encoding glucose 1-dehydrogenase: protein MKAIVVKPHQFGMEVKDVNIEEKVDKGQVLVKTLYNGVCGTDRGIVSNKLSFVRPQEGWSELVLGHEAFGQVEEVGEGVKELKKGDYVVPVVRRGCGVCLNCKIGRQDFCETGNFVEAGIRGKNGFMREEFVDDEIYLVKVPESIKDIAVLTEPLSNVVKAIEEVMQIQRRMVWNCEDGAYDCRNAYVVGTGPIGTFFSLLLRTYGFNVYMLNRRDPSPAEEYVSARTESEFINTTKGVESLPKADIIVDTSGFPSAFIPLMHKMNKNSILVLFGTQTGDKVQIDADLVTFMVENNIGVVGSVNANKWDFKSAVNYLTMWKEKYGDLLNRMITTVVPPEDSKEILENKPKGEIKSVIKW, encoded by the coding sequence ATGAAAGCAATAGTTGTTAAACCTCATCAGTTTGGAATGGAAGTAAAAGATGTGAATATTGAAGAAAAAGTAGATAAAGGTCAAGTATTAGTTAAAACTCTTTACAATGGAGTGTGCGGAACAGATAGAGGCATAGTATCAAATAAGCTGTCCTTCGTAAGGCCTCAAGAAGGCTGGAGCGAACTAGTTTTAGGTCATGAAGCTTTCGGACAAGTTGAGGAAGTAGGAGAAGGAGTTAAGGAGCTAAAGAAAGGAGATTACGTAGTGCCCGTAGTTAGGAGAGGCTGCGGAGTTTGTTTAAACTGTAAAATAGGTAGGCAGGACTTCTGTGAAACAGGGAACTTCGTTGAAGCAGGAATAAGAGGTAAGAACGGCTTCATGAGGGAGGAATTTGTAGATGATGAAATTTACTTAGTTAAAGTTCCGGAGTCAATAAAAGATATTGCAGTATTGACGGAACCGCTCTCAAACGTTGTTAAGGCAATAGAAGAGGTAATGCAAATACAGAGGAGAATGGTGTGGAATTGTGAAGACGGGGCCTATGATTGCAGAAATGCTTACGTCGTAGGTACCGGACCAATAGGCACATTCTTCTCCTTACTCTTAAGGACTTACGGCTTTAACGTTTATATGCTAAACAGAAGGGATCCATCACCTGCCGAAGAATATGTTTCCGCTAGGACTGAGTCAGAGTTTATAAACACTACTAAGGGAGTTGAATCTTTACCTAAAGCTGACATTATTGTTGATACTAGTGGTTTTCCTTCTGCTTTTATTCCTTTAATGCATAAAATGAATAAGAACTCAATTTTAGTGCTTTTCGGAACTCAGACAGGAGATAAAGTGCAAATAGACGCCGATCTAGTAACTTTCATGGTTGAAAACAATATTGGAGTAGTTGGTAGCGTTAACGCAAACAAGTGGGACTTTAAGTCTGCTGTAAATTACTTGACCATGTGGAAGGAGAAATACGGTGATTTACTTAATAGGATGATAACTACCGTAGTACCTCCAGAAGATTCTAAGGAAATTTTGGAAAATAAACCAAAAGGTGAAATAAAGTCAGTCATAAAATGGTAA